The following is a genomic window from Neurospora crassa OR74A linkage group III, whole genome shotgun sequence.
GCTTTAGCGGCAGATGAGGACTTGGGGACTGAGCTGATGGCGAGATACACTGTGTAACGTTAGATGGCAATTTCGGTCGCCGCTAACGGGATAACTCCCTTTAGACATGAGGGAGGATACGGCACTCGCGGCGCCCCCCATCATAATAATAGAGCCCATTCCGCGGAGTGACTTGCCTCTTGGACAATTCTTGCCGTTCTCTTTTGACTGAGAAAAGTAAAGAGACCAGCTGTAGAGCTGTCCCATATCCTCGTCAGGTTTCGCCTTCAACCACACAGCCTTGTTGTTCTGCTTGGCTCTATGGCCGTACCTGGGTATCTCACTTCTTCCTCTTACGTCCTCAACCGCTTCACCCAACAATGCGATCATTCTCCGCCCTCAACTCAGCCATAAACCCACCCTTATCCCTCCTCTTTGCGTCCTCCGCCAACTTGTCATCCAAGTAAGTGGAGAACTCCTTCACCTTCGTCAGCGCCACGCTGGTACACTGCAGTAGCGCAACTGCCTCGACCGGTACACCCCCGAGCTTCGCGATCTGGCAGATCTCTCCGTGCCTGTTCAAACTAATCGTGACACTGGCGACCCTGACTTGCTCCTCCATCCAATCCGCATCCAACAACGCTGTCTCACCCTCCTCGCCAAAGAAACTCCACGTCACGCAGAAAGGCGAGTGCAGCCAGCCCAGCGGCACCGGCTCCCGCTCCGCAGGCGTGTACACCGTCAGCACGCCATTCTCCATGCTGGTGTCGGGCTTTCGGAAGTGGCGAAgggcggcgacgacggcgaaGCAGGCCGCATCGGTCAGGTTGCCGTCGTGCGAAAGCACGTGCACGTCGACCCGGACGGACCAGCACTTTTGCCCCGCGACCAGACAGAGCGACTCGGTGTCGAGGGCGCCGGAGCGCCGGACCGTCTTTTCGAGCAGGCGCGAGAGCAGCACTTCGGTTTCGGTGGGCCGGTTCACTTCGAAGTGAGGCGCGGCCATGGGGGAGAGTTCGGTGGCGATGGTGAAGATGCCGTCGAGCGGGCGGTCGGCGAAGGGGACTGTTACTTCGGCGGAGGCTTTGGCAAGAATTCTAAAGATGGGAGTCCCGGTTAGTATCTTGGTGCCTCAGGGGTAGGATatgcgtggtggtggtgagagtACACAAACGTACTTTGTCTTGCCAAGCGATACATTGGCGACGCCATATTCGTCTCCAAACGTGAGCTCTAGTGGACGGTATTGGTCGAATTCACGGCCATCGAGGCGAATCTGTTCGTCTTGAAGCGCCTTCAAGAGAAAGGCCTTCTCGTTGGCTGACGGTTCTGCTTCTCTGGGCATGTTGACTgaggtttgtttactttttcCCTTTGAAAATACGTGGTTGCGGATCTAAAGAATCGGGCAACATCACTGGTTAGGTAGGTGCTGCAGTTGCAGTCGCTATGGTCACCGTTTCTGCCACTAAAGTCCGCCAGAATTTGGCGGGTTTTGCCGCTGGCGGTCAAGAAGTGCGCCTGCGAGACTGAACCCCAGGGCGTCATTGGATCCATTTGTACCACTACTGCCAGCCAGTTCCTTCTTCAGACTTCAGAGCCATTGCTTCAAATCAGGAACAACTTTACTTCCCTCTGCAGCAATTTCCACTTCCAACACCCCTCAACAAATCACGGCCCATCTCGCCCTCTATTGCGCGCGCTTCATCTCTCACGCACCGGCATCATCTAT
Proteins encoded in this region:
- a CDS encoding 3' exoribonuclease, which translates into the protein MPREAEPSANEKAFLLKALQDEQIRLDGREFDQYRPLELTFGDEYGVANVSLGKTKILAKASAEVTVPFADRPLDGIFTIATELSPMAAPHFEVNRPTETEVLLSRLLEKTVRRSGALDTESLCLVAGQKCWSVRVDVHVLSHDGNLTDAACFAVVAALRHFRKPDTSMENGVLTVYTPAEREPVPLGWLHSPFCVTWSFFGEEGETALLDADWMEEQVRVASVTISLNRHGEICQIAKLGGVPVEAVALLQCTSVALTKVKEFSTYLDDKLAEDAKRRDKGGFMAELRAENDRIVG